One Gordonia pseudamarae genomic window, ACGGTGGCATAGAAGTTGGGCGAGTAGGCCCAGACCAGGTCGGCGGGTGCGGGCTTCGGCGTGTTCGGTCCGGGCTGCGTCGAATAGTTGACCGGCACCGACAGTTCCTGTGCGGCGTTGGTGGCCCCGGCCGCGCCGTAGGTGTAGATGCCCCACCGGGCCCCCGCCGGGATCTCCTTGGGCGTGGTCGCCTTCAGTTCGGCGGTGAACGATCCGTCGGCGGCCAGCGGCACCCACTGCTGGCGGATGGTGCGCCGCATGTCGAACGGCGTCGAGGGCACCCTGGCGAGCGCCTCGCGGGACATCGCCCACTGCACGCCGAGCCTGCTGGTCGCGCGCGCCGACTCGGGAGCGTCCTGCGACGGCTTCCACGTGGGTGCGAACGCGCCGAACGCGATGAAGGTGCCGTGCGGGACGCCCGGCGGAACCGGCAGCGGAAAGCCGTCTGTGTTGGACTTCGGGTCGAAGCCGCGGCCCTTCACCACCAGGGTGTCACCGGGATGCACGCGGGTGGTGCCCACCGGAGTGACACCGTCGGCGAGGTATACGTCGATGTGCGGCCGGAAAACGGGTGCGGCGTGGGCCGATCCGGTCAGCCCCGCGCCGGACACGACAAGGGCCACCGCCAGCCCGGCCACCACCATCAACATGCCGACCCTGTTGCAGAACCTCGTCGTCACCATGAGTGCACCCTAATACCCGGGAGCTCGCGGTGACCACCGTCCTTGGTCACTACCGGAGATCCCCGGCCGCAACATCCCCGGCTGCAACATCCCCGGCCGCGACATAGGGTCTATAGGCATGGGACCGGACGCATGAACCAGTACGTTCTCGTCGCCGCGGGACTGCTGGCGCTGGTCGCCGGCGCCGAAGCCCTCGTCCAGGGTGGTGCGACCATCGCCACCCGGCTCGGCGTGTCCCCACTGCTGGTGGGGCTGACGGTCGTGTCGATCGGTACCAGCCTCCCCGAGCTGGCCGTCGGTATCGACGCCGCCCTCAACGATGCGGGCACGATGGCGATCGGCAATATCGCCGGCACCAACATCGTGAACATCCTGCTCATCCTCGGTATGTCGGCCGCGATGGTCCCGCTGGTGCTGCATCGGCGAACCCTGCGCGTCGACCTGCCGTGCATGGTGGTCAGCGCCATCGCGTTGCTCATCCTGTGCGCCGGCGGCACCCTGTCCCGCTTCGATGGCGCGGTGCTGCTCATACTGGCCGTGACGTACACGGGTTTGGTGATTCGCGCCGACCTGACGTCGAAATCGTCACCGCCCGAAGCGGAGGAGGCTCCACCCGGACCGTGGCCGACCGCGCTGCTCCAACTGGGCGGCGGCATCGCGGTCGTCGTGCTCGGCGCCGACTGGCTCGTCGACGGCGCGGTACAGGTGGCCACCGACCTCAACGTCAGCGAGGCCGTCATCGGCCTGACCGTCCTGGCGATCGGCACATCGGCGCCCGAACTGGTCACCACGCTGGTGTCGACGGCACGCGGCAACCGCGACCTGGCCATCGGCAACCTCATCGGGTCGAGCGTCTACAACATCACACTGATTCTCGGCGCCACCGCGATGGTCGCGCCGATACCCGTCGACGACGACCTGCTACGTATCGACATCCCGCTGATGACGGCGGTGGCGCTGCTGTGCATCCCGGTGTTCATCTCGGGACGGCGGATCTCCCGGCTCGAAGGCGCCGCCTTCGTCGCCGCCTACGCCGTGTATCTGACGCTGCTGTTGGTGTTCCGGACCTGACCGCCCGCCACGCTAGCCGTCGACCCGGTTACCGTGCTCATCCCAGTGCGACGCAACCTTCTTGCTCGGCTGGACCCGCGGTGGCTCACCCGGCATCTTCGGGTAGCTGGGCGGATACGGCATATCCCCCAACCCGTTCTCCTCGTCGCGGGACACCAACTCGAGCAACGGTTCGATACCGGCACGATGATCGTTGATGTCGGCCCACGGATCCGGGCGCCGGGCCAGCAGGTCGGGAACGGTGGCCATGGTGAACCCGGCGGGGTCGACGTCGGCGAGTTCGTCCCAGGTGACCGGTGTGGACACCCGGCCGTCGGGGCTGCGCCGCACCGAGTACGCGGCACACATCGAACGATCACGGGCGTTCTGGTTGAAGTCTATGAAGATGCGTTGTCCGCGTTCCTCTTTCCACCACGAGGTGGTGACCGCGTCGCGGTCGCGGCGTTCGAGTTCGCGGGCCAGCGCGATCACCGCACGACGCCCGGCGATGAAGTCCCAGCGCGGTTCGATGGGTACGAACACATGAATGCCCCGGCTGCCCGAGGTCTTCACGAATCCGGTGAGCCCCAGTTCCGTCAGTAGCGGCCGCACGAGGTCTATCGCGACCCGGCGCACATCGTCGAAATCGGTACCCGGCGAGGGATCCAGATCGATGCGCAGTTGATCGGGATGATCGTTGTCGGGGTGCAGCGTGGGCCAGGTGTGAAAGATGACCGTGCCGTAGTTGGCCGCCCACACGATGTCGGCGGGAACGGTGGGCCGCAGCGCATCGCCCGTACGGCCCGACGGGAACGTGATCGGGGTGGACAGAACGTGATCGGGACGTGTGCGCGCGATGTGCTTCTGGTAGATCTGATCGCCGTCCACGCCGTCGGGATAGCGTTCGATGAACGTCGGCCGGTCCCGCACCGCCGCCATCAGCGGCCCGGCCAGCGCGATGGTGCGATAGTAGCCGACGAGATCCCTTTTGCGGCCGCCGTTCTCGCCGAGCTCGGGAAAGTAGATCTTGTCCGGGTTGGACAGCCGGACGGCAATGTCGTCCACGTCGAGTTCCTCGGCGGGCGAACGTGATGCCACGGTCAGCTCCCTTCCAGCACATCGTGCAGGTCATAGGTGAGCGGCACCTCCAGTTGGCCGTAGCCGCAACTGTCGGGCGCGCGGTCCGGGCGCCACCGCAGGAAGGTGACGGTGTGCCGGAACCGGTGGTTCTCCATCTGGTCGTAGGCGAATTCGGCCACCAGTTCGGGCCGCACCGGAATCCACGCGCCGTCCTTGCCCGAACGCCAGCGCGTCTGCTCCCCCATCGCCGGGTTGTCCGGATCCAGGCGCATCGGTTCCAGGAGTTGTTGCAGTTCACGACGTTTTGCGTCGGAAAAGGCGCTGGACCCGCCCACCATGTGCAGATCGCCGTCGTCGGTGTGCAGACCGAGCAGCATCGAACCGAGTCCCGTTCCGCTCTTGTGGACCCGGTAGCCGATGATCACGCAGTCGGCGGTGCGCTTGTGTTTGATCTTGATCATCTCGCGCTTGTTCTGCACATACGGGCCCGCCAGCCGTTTGCCCACCACCCCGTCGAGACCGGCACCCTCGAACGCCGAGAACCATTCCCGGGCCAGCTCCGGGTCGGTGGTCACCCGACTCACATGAAATCGTCGATCGCGGCCCCGGTCATCGCCATCGGGTTCCACGGCGTCGAGCAGTACCCGACGGCGCACCTCGAACGGCTTGTCGAGCACGCTCGCCTCCCCGAGAGCGAGGGCGTCGAAGCCGATGAACATCGCCGGGGTCTGCTCCGACAGCTTGGTGATCCGGGATCCGGCGGGGTGGATGCGCTGGGACAGCGAATCCCAGTCCAGCCGATGAGTGTCGCCGATGAGTGCGGGCACCCCCAGTTCGCCGTCGAGCACCACCTTGTCGGGGAGTTCGCTCCTGGCCGCGGCCACGATCTCGGGAAAGTACCGGGCCAGGTCCTTGCCGCCGCGCGAACCGATCGCCACGTCGTCACCGTCGCGGAACAGCAACGCCCGGAAACCGTCCCACTTCGGCTCGAACGACCAGGTCGGTTCACCGTCCGGCTGGTCGGGGATCGCGGTAACCGCCTTGGCGAGCATCGGCGCGACGGGCGGCAGAACCGGAAGCTGCATACGCACCATCGTGCCACGCAAGATCGTCCGATATAGGGGTTCGCTCGGCCATATGCCCGAGCCAGGGACTATATCGGAAGAAAGTTGCGCGGAGCCGGTAGCCTCGGACCCGATGACCACCGCAGCCGGCCGTTTCGCCCCGTCCCCGTCGGGGGCCCTGCACGTGGGGAATCTGCGGACCGCACTGCTGGCGTGGCTGTTCGCCCGTACCACCGGGCGGGCGTTCCGGATCCGGATGGAAGACCTGGATCGCACCGCGCTCGGCGCCGACGCACAGCAACTCGCCGACCTCGCGACGCTGGGCATCGAGTGGGACGAGCCGGTGATCCACCAGACCGACCGGCTGGACGTGTACCGTTCGGTGATCGCCGAACTCACCGCCGCCGGCGAGACGTTCGAGTGCTTCTGCACGCGCCGCGAGATCCTGGAGGCGCCGTCGGCCCCGCACTCCCCCGACGGCGCGTACCCCGGTACCTGCCGCACCCTGACCGCCGCCCGCCGCGCCGAGAAGATCGCCGCAGGACGGCCACCGGCCATCCGGTTACGCACGGCCGTAGACGAATTCACCGTCATTGACACACAACTCGGCGAATACACCGGCATGGTCGACGATTTCGTGATCTGCCGGGGTGACGGAACCCCCGCGTACAACCTCGCGGTGGTGGTCGACGACGCCGCGCAGGGGGTCGATCAGGTTGTCCGGGGCGATGATCTGCTCTCGTCCGCACCCCGGCAGGCGTATCTGGCGACGCGCCTGGGGTACCACCGGCCCGGCTACTCACATGTGCCGATGGTGCTGGGCGACAAGGGTGTCCGGCTCAGCAAACGCGACGGCGCGGTCACCCTCGGCGATCTTGCCGCCGCGGGCGTGTCCACACCGATCGTGCTGTCCCGGATCGCCGAATCCCTCGATCTCGCCGAACATGGCGAGATCGTCGACGCCGCCACGCTCGCAACGCGGTTCGACCCGGCGGCGCTCCCCCGCGATCCGTGGATCGTGACCCCCGACATCTGGGGCTGACCGTTCCGGCCGGGACCTCGCCCCCGGCGGGGCCTCATCAGTCGGTGGTGGCCAGGAGCCGCTGCAGGACGTCGTTGAGGGTGAGCATGCCGATGCTGACGCCGCCGTCGGTGACGGTGGCGACGTGGCTACGGGTCTCGCGCATCTTCTGCAACACTTCGTACACCGGTGAAGTGGCATCCAGGGCCAGCACAGGCCGCATGAGATCGGCGGCACGGACCCCGTCATCGGCGGCGGCAACCGCGTCACGCACATGCACCACGCCGTCCACCAGCCCGTTGGCACGCACCAGTATCCGGCGGAATCCGGTCTGCCGGCTCATGTCCCGGATCTCCGCGGCGGTGGCATCGGGCCGGACACCGGTCAGCGTCGCCCCCGGCGGCAGCACGTCGCGGACGGTCAGCTTCGACAGCTCCAGCGCACTGGCCAGGCGGGTGTGATAGGCCTCGTCGAGCGTGCCGACGTCGGCCGAGTGTTCCACCAGGTGCGCGAGGGCCTCCGAATCCTGCCCGGAGGCAACCTGATCGACGGCCTGCACCCCCAGCTTGTGCAGGAACCAGTTGGCCAGCCGGTTGAGCAACTCCAGCAGAGGCCGGGTCAGCCACATGAACGCCCGCATCGGCAGCGCCAGCATCGTCGCCGACTTCTCGGGGTGGGCGATGGACCACGACTTGGGTGCCATCTCACCCACCACCAGATGCAGGAATGTCACGATCAGCAACGCGAGGATGAAGCCGAGCACGTCGGCCAGCCAGTGCGGCGCCCCCCAGGTGTCGAGCACGGGCGTGATCCAGTGGTGCACGGCGGGTTTGGTGATCGCACCGAGCGCGAGCGTGCACACCGTGATGCCCAGCTGCGAACCGGCCAGCAGTACGGGCAGTTCGGAGGCGCTGCGCAGTGCGGCGGCGGCCGAACGGCTGCCGGCCGCGGCGTCCTCCAACCGGTGCCTGCGGGCCGCGATCAACGAGAACTCCACAGCCACGAAGAAGGCGCTGAGCGCGATCAGGAAGGCCGTCACGAGCAGAACGATCCACGGATTACTCATCGCCGGCCTCCTTGCCGGTGCCGCCGACAAATGTCACGAACACCAATGACGGCACCCGTTTCTCGATCTCGCGTACCGTGGCGCGCACTTCGTGGTGGCCGCCGCCCTCCCCGATCAGGTCCGCGGGGTCGGGGTCGAGCGGAATGGTCACCGTGTCGCCCACGTCGGGCAGACCTTCGAAGATGGTGATGACAAGCCCGGCGATTGTTTCGTAATCCCCTTCGGGCAGTTCGTATCCGATGATCCGGGACACTTCGTCCAGGTGCGCGTCGCCCTGTACCAGCCAGCCGCCGTCGGTCTGCTCGACGTCCTTGGGTGTCACCGGGTCGTGTTCGTCGTCGATCTCGCCGACGATCTCCTCGGCGATGTCCTCGATGGTGATGATGCCGGCGAAGCCGCCGTATTCGTCGATGACGATCGCCAGTTCGCCGTCCGCGGCCTCGATCTGGTCGAGGACCTCGGGCAACGGCAGGGAATCGGGGACGGCGATGGCGGGGCGGCACAGTGCGCCGGCGGTGACCGTCGGGTCGGCGCCGGCGTGCGACCAGTTGAGCAGGACCTGCAGGTCGATGATGCCGCGGACCTCGTGCGCGCCGTCGACCACCGGGTATCGGGTGTGTCCCGAACTCATCAGCTCCAGCACGTCGCGGGCCAGGTCGTCGACGGAGACGGTGTCGACGTTGCCGCGTGGGATCATCGCGTGTTCGGCACTGCGCGTGGGAAAGTCGAGGACCCGGTCGAGCAGCGTCGACAGTTGCGCGGGCAGTTCGCCGGTCTCCCGCGACTCGGCGACGATGTGTTCGAGGTCGCGCGGGGTGGCCGAGTGTTCGACGTCGTGGACGGGCTCGATGTGCAGTATCCGCAGCAGCAGTTCGGCGGCCTTGTCGAAGACGGTGATGATGGGGCCGAACACGGCCAGGTAGATGGTGGTGGACCGGGCCAGCCAGCGTGCGACCGGTTCGGGTTTGGCGATGGCGAGGTTCTTCGGGAGAAGCTCACCGAACACCATCTGCACCACGGTGGAAAATCCGACGGCCAGGACGGTGCCGATCGCGACTCCCACCGACACCGGGATGCCGATGTCGCTGAAGAGGTCGCCCACCCCGTTGCCGATGAGTGGTTCGGCGACGTAGCCGACGAGAAGTCCGGTGATGGTGATGCCCAGTTGCGCACCGGAGAGCATGAACGAGGTGCGGCGCGTCACCGACAGGGTGCGTTTGGCGGCAGCGTCGCCGGCCGCTGCGCGCGCGGCGAGCCGGGACCTGTCGACGGCCATGAAGGCGAATTCCTGCGCCACGAAGTAGCCGGTGAGCGCGGTGATGGCCAGGACGACGAGAACGCCCAGCAAGATTCCCAGGACGGTCAGCACGGGCAGTCCTCACCGTGCACTGCCAGGGCTCGTATGTCAGCGGGGATCGGTTCGGGTCGTCGGCGGCGTTTTCGGCGCTTGACGCGTCTCATTTCTCTCTCACTGTTTCGGGCGCCGATCAGGTGACGGGGCGGCCCAGGTATTCGGTAATTGTTCGCTCCAGGGTGCCGAAACTCGGGCATCGGTGCAAGTCGCCGCGACGCCGGTCACCGTTGGTTCACCGGCCGGGCGACAGCGCCGGAGATGGCGGCCGGTCAGCTGCCCGCGTAGTAGCGGCCGAGGAAGTCGTCGCGGTAGGCGAGGTAGTCGCCCGTTTCGATGGCTCGCCGGGCGCCGTCGACGAGGTTGACGATGAATGAGACGTTGTGCAGCGTCGCCAGGGTGGCGGCGAGCCCTTCTTTCGCCTTGAACAGATGATGCAGATAGGCGCGGCTGTACTGCGAGGTGTAGTTTTCGGTGTCCGCGTCGAGTGGACCGAAATCCTTACGGTATTTCGCGTTGGTGACGTTGTAGCGGCCGTCGCGCGAATAGATCGCGCCGTTGCGGGCGACACGGGTCGGTGAGACGCAGTCAAAGGTGTCGACGCCGTTCTCGATGGCGGTGAAGATGTCGTCGGGTTCGCTGATGCCGAGCAGATGTTTGGGCGCACTCTCGGGCAGTTCGGAATTGACCCAGCCGACGATGGTGCCCAGGTTGTCCTTCTCCAGCGCACCACCGATCCCGTATCCGCCGAACCCTTTTCCGCCGGCGGCACGGTCGGCCTCGCTGAGGGCGACCAGGTCGCGCGCTGCCTTGCGGCGCAGGTCCTCGTACTGGGCACCCTGGATCACCCCCCACAGCGACTGTTGCGGCCGGTGAGCGCGTTCGGCACTGAGCCGGTTGTGTTCGGCGAGGCAGCGGATCGCCCACAGCCGGGTCCGTTCGAGTGAACTCTCCTGGTACGAGCGGGTGTTCATCAGCGTCGTCAGTTCGTCGAAGGCGAAGATGATGTCGGCGCCGAGCTGGTGCTGGATCCGCATCGACACCTCGGGGGTGAATCGATGTTTCGACCCGTCCAGGTGAGATTTGAAGGTGACGCCGTCGTCGTCGACGTCGGACAGGCGTTCCTTGCCGCCCGCGGTGAGGTCGTCGTCGGGTGCCTCTGCGGCGTCCATCGAGATGACCTTCTTGAAGCCCGCACCGAGCGACATGACCTGGAACCCGCCACTGTCGGTGTAGGTGGGTCCGCGCCAGTTCATGAAGGCACCGAGCCCGCCCGCCTCGTCGATGATCTGCGGGCCGGGCTGAAGATACAGGTGGTAGGCGTTGGCCAGCACGGCCTGGGCGCCGAGGGCGGCCACCGACTCCGGCAGCACCGTCTTGACGGTTGCCTTGGTCCCGACCGGCACGAATGCCGGTGTGTGGATGTCACCGTGCGGCGTGTGGATGATGCCGGTGCGGCCGAGGGTGCCGGGCAGCGACGTGCCGACCGTGTAGTCGACGGGTCTGCTGCGCCCCGTCCGCGGGTCTGACGAAGATCCATTGGTCACCGATGCATCTTCCCAGCTCAGTACCGGCGGTCTCAAACCGGTGAACACCGGTTCGCTACCGTAGTGAACCATGACGCGCCGTACGCCCCGCCTTGCCGTTTTCGCCGCCACCGTCGCCGTGGCGCTGACGCTCGCGGCGTGCGGCTCGGAGGACGATGCGACCGGCGGCCCGTCGTCGTCCGAGGTGGCCTCCTCCACCACCTCGCACACCGCTGCCGCCGAGTCATCGGGATCCTCGTCGACGACATCGAACTCGGCTCAGCTGCGGACCGAGAATCCGTCCGCCCCGATCGTCGGTGGTCCGGTCCCGGCGTCCAAGCGCAGCTCACACAAGGCCGACCCCGATGCGGCGACCCGCACGACGACATCGGCGCCCACCCCCGCGACCGGTGAGTGCGGCACCACGCAGGGACCGGACGGCGCTCTGCACATCGTGATCCTGGCGGGCGAGGTGACCTGCGCCGAGGCCAAGGGCCTCACCAAGGAGTACAACGCCAAGGCCATCGCCACCGGGCAGCAGAAGAAGGTCGGCGATTGGACGTGCGGGCCGTCGCAGGTACACGGCCTGCTGGCCGCCTGCCAGAAGGATCAGTCCGTGATCGGCTTCACGCCGTAATCGGGGTTGACCCTCACGCCGCGTGAGGGGCCACGGTGGGACTGTGAGCGAGAACTACGACGCCGAGGCCCAGCAGCGCTGGGGCGACACCGACGCCTGGAAGCAGAGCCGGGAACGCACCGCGAAGCTCACCAAGGAGGACTGGATCGCGGTCAAGGCCGACACCGACGCGCTGGAGGCGTCCCTGGCCGACGGGCTGCGGCGAGGGGTGCGAGCCGGCTCCGCCGAGGCGAACGCGTTGGCCGAACAACACCGGACGTCGATCGACCGCTTCTACGACTGCGACCACGAGATGCAGGTGTGCCTGGCGCACATGTATGTGGCCGATCCCCGCTTCACCAGGCATTACGACAACATCGCGCCGGGGCTGGCCCAGTTCGTGCACGACATCATCGTGGCGAATGCGGAGGCGCGGGGGTAGCTGTCGGCCGAGTGGACTCGTTTGCTCGGCTGATCTGTTGGTGTGACGAGTGGGGCAGTAGTGTCAGTGATCACCTGGCACCACTGCCCCACGCGTCCCCGAAGGATTGGTACCCGCAGGATTCATGGACATCTTCAAGGTGCACCGTCAGCTGGTGGACGACTACAAGTCGTTCACAACATCAGCGGTCGATGTCCGCGAACGCAGGCTGGCACAGCACGTCCAGGAGTTGGCCGATAGGGGTGAGCAGTGGCCGGAGCCGTGGCTGTCGCTCAATCCATTGTTCGCCGATGGTGGTTCGATCACCGAGTTGGTTGCCGACGGTCTGCTGCACCCTGAATGCGAGCGGATCTTCCGGCCGAAATCCTCGATGACCGATCTCGGTGGACGCCCGATCACGGTGCACATGCATCAGCGGGAGGCCATCGCGGCAGCACAAACCGGTGAATCATATGTCCTCACCACCGGTACCGGTTCCGGCAAGTCGCTGGCCTACATCATTCCGATCGTGGACCGTGTTCTGCGGATGCGTGAGCGTCCACGAGGTGTCAAGGCCATCATCGTCTATCCGATGAACGCGCTGGCCAACAGCCAGGTGGGCGAACTGGAGAAGTTCCTGCGCTACGGATACGGCAACGGCAACGAGCCGGTGACGTTCGCACGGTATACCGGCCAGGAGAACGACAAGGACCGCGAGCAGATTCTGCGTGATCCGCCCGACATGCTGCTCACGAACTACGTGATGCTTGAGCTGGTCCTGACGAGGCCGGAGGAACGCAAGCGTCTGGTCCAGGTCTCCCAAGGACTACAGTTTCTGGTTCTCGATGAGTTGCACACCTACCGCGGCAGGCAGGGCGCGGACGTCGCGATGCTGGTCAGGCGAGTGCGGGATGCATGTGGGTCCCCACGCCTGCAATGTGTCGGCACGTCGGCGACGATGGCGAGCGCGGGCGATCTCGATGATCAGCGCGCAGTGGTCGCCGGTGTCGCAAGCCAGGTGTTCGGTGCTTCGGTGATTCCCGAACATGTGATCGGTGAGACCCTGACTCCCGCCACGACCGGCGATGTCGATGACCTGCCGGAGTTGCGGACGGAGATCCGGGCGGGCGGCGCCCGCGGTTCCTATGACGACCTGACGGCATCACCGCTGGCATGCTGGATCGAGTCGACATTCGGCCTCGATACCGAACCCTCCTCGGGACGGGTGATCCGGCAGAAGCCGCAACGCGTACGAGACGCGGCGGCCCTACTGGCCGATCACAGCGGCTGCACCCCGGACGAATGTGCGACAGCGATCCGCGCGACACTTCTCGCCGGCTCGAATGCAGCACATTCGGGTACCGGCCGCCCCTTGTTCGCGTTCCGGCTCCACCAGTTCTTATCCAAGGGCGACACCGTCTACACGTCCATTGAGCCCGAACGCACTCGGCATGTGACGTCGACGTACCAGGTGGCGGTCCCCGGAGAACCACACAAAATCCTTATCCCACTGTCCTTTTGCCGCGAATGCGGCCAGGAGTATCTCGTCGTGGCCCGCACCGACGACCGCGGCACGATCCGGTATCGACCGAGGCGGGACCGGGATGCGAGCGGCGGTGATGACGCAAACGGGTACCTGTATATCTCCGAGGAGCAGCCGTGGCCGCAGGATCCGGTCGCAGAAGGCCGCTTTCCTGATTCGTGGCTCGCGGACGGTGTGGTGATCGATCGACTGCGGCGACATCAGCCCCGGATTGTCCGAGTCGCCGTCGACGGTACCGAAGAACCCGACGGGATCGTCGCCACGTATGTTCCGTCACCGTTCCGATTTTGCCTGCGGTGCAAGGTTTCCTACGAGCAGACCCGCGGCAACGATTTCGCCAAGCTGGCCAGCCTCGATGCCGAGGGCCGCAGTTCGGCGGTGTCCGTGGTGAGTACCTCGATTGTCCGTTCGCTGAAAGAGTTACCGACAGCCGACCTCGATGCGGCTGCCCGAAAACTGTTGACCTTCGTCGACAATCGCCAGGATGCCAGTCTGCAAGCCGGACACTTCAACGATTTTGTTCAGGTCACACAGATTCGCGGCGCGTTGTATCGGGCGTTGGCAGATGGACCGTTGCTGCATGACGAGGTGGCGCAGCGAGTGGTGGCCGCGCTCAACATCCCGTACGAGACATACGCGGCAAATCCGGATGCCAAGTACGGCCCGCGCAAGTCCGCCGAGCGCGCGTTCACCGCATTCATCGAGTACCGCCTGTATTCCGATCTGGAGCGGGGCTGGCGGGTGACCATGCCGAACCTGGAGCAGACGGCCCTACTGCGCATCGCGTACGAGTCGCTGACTGAGATCGCCGTAGACCAGGACCTGTGGTCGTCGAGCCCGCCAGGTCTCCGGTATGCCGATGCGGGCGCACGAAAAGAGCTGTGCCAGATAGTTCTCGATGAGTTCCGTCGCAAGTTGGCCGTTGACGTGGAGTGCTTGACCGACGACGGTTTCGACCGGTTACAGCGGCAGTCCGGCCAACACCTCACCGGGTTGTGGTCAGTCTCGGGGCGCGATCTGCCCCGTGTGGGGACGGTTTCCTCCCATCCCGGAACACCGGGGCTGTCTCGGGCCGACACCCGAATGACCGGCCGCAGCGCACTCGGCCGCTACATTCGCGATCGCAGCACGCTGCGGAATCTGGACGGCAGCAGGCTCACCACCGCCGATGCGCAGGACGTCATCGAGAAACTCCTGGCGATCTTGGAGCGATCCGGCCTGTTGACGAAGGTATCGATTCCTGATGATCCCGGCCCCAACTATCGGCTGAAGGCGTCAGCGATCATCTGGTGCGCCGGGGACGGTGTCAATGCCGCACCAGATCAGTTGCGCCGAACCGCGAACGCCGATCAAGGAATTCGCGTGAATCCCTTCTTCCGCGATCTGTATCAGAAGGCCGCGGCCACCTTGGCCGAGATGCACGCACATGAGCACACCGCCCAGGTGCCGTCGCAGGTCCGCGCCGACCGAGAGGACGAGTTCCGTTCCGGCGCACTGCCGGTGATGTACTGCTCACCCACAATGGAACTGGGTGTCGATATTTCCAGTCTCAACGCGGTAGGGCTACGGAACGTGCCCCCGACGCCGGCGAACTATGCCCAGCGGTCAGGTCGTGCCGGGCGATCTGGTCAGCCCGCACTGGTGGTTACCTACTGCGCGACGGGAAACTCACATGACCAATACTATTTCCGACGATCTCAGGACATGGTCGCGGGCTCGGTCGCGGCTCCGCGACTCGACCTGACCAATGAGTCACTACTGGCTTCGCACTTGCATGCCCTGTGGTTGGCCGAGACCGGCGCGAGCCTGCATTCGCGGATGCCCCAGCTGCTCGACGTCGAGTCTCCTGCGATACCCCTCGTGACTGACCTGGCGTTCGCCTTGAGTCAATCCGATGCCGCCACAAGGGCGACCACGCGTGCCGAGGCAATCATCGCGCCACTGCATCCCGAGCTGGTGAATACCTCCTGGTGGTATGACGGTTGGACCGAGAAGGTTATCAATTCGGCTGCGACATCATTTGATGCCGCCTGTGATCGATGGCGCGAACTGTACCGTGCCGCACTCGA contains:
- a CDS encoding calcium/sodium antiporter; this translates as MNQYVLVAAGLLALVAGAEALVQGGATIATRLGVSPLLVGLTVVSIGTSLPELAVGIDAALNDAGTMAIGNIAGTNIVNILLILGMSAAMVPLVLHRRTLRVDLPCMVVSAIALLILCAGGTLSRFDGAVLLILAVTYTGLVIRADLTSKSSPPEAEEAPPGPWPTALLQLGGGIAVVVLGADWLVDGAVQVATDLNVSEAVIGLTVLAIGTSAPELVTTLVSTARGNRDLAIGNLIGSSVYNITLILGATAMVAPIPVDDDLLRIDIPLMTAVALLCIPVFISGRRISRLEGAAFVAAYAVYLTLLLVFRT
- the gluQRS gene encoding tRNA glutamyl-Q(34) synthetase GluQRS; amino-acid sequence: MTTAAGRFAPSPSGALHVGNLRTALLAWLFARTTGRAFRIRMEDLDRTALGADAQQLADLATLGIEWDEPVIHQTDRLDVYRSVIAELTAAGETFECFCTRREILEAPSAPHSPDGAYPGTCRTLTAARRAEKIAAGRPPAIRLRTAVDEFTVIDTQLGEYTGMVDDFVICRGDGTPAYNLAVVVDDAAQGVDQVVRGDDLLSSAPRQAYLATRLGYHRPGYSHVPMVLGDKGVRLSKRDGAVTLGDLAAAGVSTPIVLSRIAESLDLAEHGEIVDAATLATRFDPAALPRDPWIVTPDIWG
- a CDS encoding hemolysin family protein, whose amino-acid sequence is MSNPWIVLLVTAFLIALSAFFVAVEFSLIAARRHRLEDAAAGSRSAAAALRSASELPVLLAGSQLGITVCTLALGAITKPAVHHWITPVLDTWGAPHWLADVLGFILALLIVTFLHLVVGEMAPKSWSIAHPEKSATMLALPMRAFMWLTRPLLELLNRLANWFLHKLGVQAVDQVASGQDSEALAHLVEHSADVGTLDEAYHTRLASALELSKLTVRDVLPPGATLTGVRPDATAAEIRDMSRQTGFRRILVRANGLVDGVVHVRDAVAAADDGVRAADLMRPVLALDATSPVYEVLQKMRETRSHVATVTDGGVSIGMLTLNDVLQRLLATTD
- a CDS encoding HtaA domain-containing protein, producing the protein MVTTRFCNRVGMLMVVAGLAVALVVSGAGLTGSAHAAPVFRPHIDVYLADGVTPVGTTRVHPGDTLVVKGRGFDPKSNTDGFPLPVPPGVPHGTFIAFGAFAPTWKPSQDAPESARATSRLGVQWAMSREALARVPSTPFDMRRTIRQQWVPLAADGSFTAELKATTPKEIPAGARWGIYTYGAAGATNAAQELSVPVNYSTQPGPNTPKPAPADLVWAYSPNFYATVTERAQGTVYGADGAGLDDQDRLTFTRTGGAVHNGTGTLRFTGTIVAFTRFHLFEIALADPIITVRNGKGVLSMRTSTTNMNGTDALRRVTIADVDLAGIGDGRSVRGAKVTFRPGIRPEALAVLSTGPASPLDLNLR
- a CDS encoding DNA polymerase domain-containing protein — its product is MASRSPAEELDVDDIAVRLSNPDKIYFPELGENGGRKRDLVGYYRTIALAGPLMAAVRDRPTFIERYPDGVDGDQIYQKHIARTRPDHVLSTPITFPSGRTGDALRPTVPADIVWAANYGTVIFHTWPTLHPDNDHPDQLRIDLDPSPGTDFDDVRRVAIDLVRPLLTELGLTGFVKTSGSRGIHVFVPIEPRWDFIAGRRAVIALARELERRDRDAVTTSWWKEERGQRIFIDFNQNARDRSMCAAYSVRRSPDGRVSTPVTWDELADVDPAGFTMATVPDLLARRPDPWADINDHRAGIEPLLELVSRDEENGLGDMPYPPSYPKMPGEPPRVQPSKKVASHWDEHGNRVDG
- a CDS encoding ATP-dependent DNA ligase codes for the protein MQLPVLPPVAPMLAKAVTAIPDQPDGEPTWSFEPKWDGFRALLFRDGDDVAIGSRGGKDLARYFPEIVAAARSELPDKVVLDGELGVPALIGDTHRLDWDSLSQRIHPAGSRITKLSEQTPAMFIGFDALALGEASVLDKPFEVRRRVLLDAVEPDGDDRGRDRRFHVSRVTTDPELAREWFSAFEGAGLDGVVGKRLAGPYVQNKREMIKIKHKRTADCVIIGYRVHKSGTGLGSMLLGLHTDDGDLHMVGGSSAFSDAKRRELQQLLEPMRLDPDNPAMGEQTRWRSGKDGAWIPVRPELVAEFAYDQMENHRFRHTVTFLRWRPDRAPDSCGYGQLEVPLTYDLHDVLEGS